In Acidobacteriota bacterium, the following are encoded in one genomic region:
- the murD gene encoding UDP-N-acetylmuramoyl-L-alanine--D-glutamate ligase yields the protein MDVTGKNILIVGAARSGLAAAEFLAARGAHVTVTDQRPESALSAEGERMRTIGVSLDLGGHTDTLFVTADEIVISPGVPLTIAPLQKAAAAGVPIIGEIELAARYLKGRIVAITGSNGKTTTTTLIGKMLADAGLPIQVGGNIGTAAIGLVAQSREDGFTVLETSSFQLETINTFRPQVALLLNVTPDHLDRYPSFEAYRDAKLQMFRNQGPDTLAVLNADDPTTPLALEHLAVNQASYVLFSRTRELENGVFARGQELISRANGHERVILNRSDIYIRGDHNVENVLAAVCAALACGASPNQIRESVRTFPGVEHRLEWVTEVNQIQFFNDSKATNVDATIKAIEAFPGNLFVILGGKDKGSDYSPLVPLLNERARGVILIGAATERIAAALETKLDDDVLVTRCNSMKDAIETGFRQAAPGEIVLLAPACASFDMFDNFEHRGQVFKSEVLRLKECFEQQRLELSHG from the coding sequence ATGGACGTGACCGGAAAAAACATTCTGATTGTTGGTGCTGCCCGAAGCGGCCTGGCCGCCGCTGAGTTTCTGGCGGCACGCGGGGCACATGTGACCGTGACGGATCAACGTCCGGAAAGTGCCCTGTCGGCTGAAGGCGAGCGGATGCGGACGATTGGAGTTAGCCTGGATCTTGGCGGTCACACCGATACGCTTTTTGTGACGGCGGATGAAATCGTCATCAGCCCTGGCGTGCCACTCACGATTGCTCCTTTGCAAAAAGCCGCCGCCGCCGGTGTACCGATCATTGGGGAAATTGAACTGGCCGCACGCTATTTGAAAGGCCGGATTGTGGCAATTACCGGATCCAACGGGAAAACCACCACCACCACATTGATTGGGAAAATGCTGGCGGATGCCGGATTACCGATTCAGGTCGGCGGAAACATCGGAACGGCAGCCATTGGGTTGGTGGCACAGTCACGTGAGGATGGGTTTACTGTCCTGGAAACCAGCAGCTTCCAGCTTGAGACAATCAACACGTTTCGCCCACAAGTCGCGTTGTTGCTGAATGTGACGCCAGATCACCTGGATCGCTACCCGTCATTTGAAGCCTATCGGGACGCCAAACTTCAGATGTTTCGGAATCAGGGGCCAGACACGCTGGCGGTGCTCAATGCAGATGATCCAACCACACCGCTGGCCCTGGAACACCTGGCTGTCAATCAGGCATCTTACGTGCTCTTTTCCAGAACCAGGGAGCTTGAGAATGGAGTTTTTGCACGCGGTCAGGAGTTGATTTCACGCGCCAACGGCCACGAACGGGTGATTTTGAATCGGAGCGATATTTACATCCGTGGCGATCACAATGTGGAAAATGTTCTGGCTGCCGTGTGCGCAGCGCTCGCGTGCGGGGCCTCTCCAAATCAAATTCGCGAATCAGTCCGAACCTTTCCCGGCGTCGAACATCGCCTGGAATGGGTCACGGAAGTCAATCAGATTCAATTCTTTAATGATTCGAAAGCGACCAATGTGGACGCCACCATCAAGGCCATCGAAGCTTTTCCCGGCAACCTGTTTGTGATTTTGGGAGGTAAGGACAAAGGCAGCGATTATTCACCGCTGGTGCCGCTTTTGAACGAACGCGCCAGGGGTGTGATTTTGATCGGTGCCGCCACCGAGCGGATTGCCGCCGCCCTTGAAACCAAACTGGATGATGATGTTTTGGTGACTCGATGCAATTCAATGAAGGACGCAATTGAAACTGGCTTCCGCCAGGCTGCTCCCGGTGAGATTGTCCTGCTCGCCCCAGCCTGTGCCAGTTTTGATATGTTCGACAACTTTGAGCATCGGGGCCAGGTGTTTAAATCTGAAGTGCTCCGATTAAAAGAGTGCTTTGAGCAACAACGACTTGAACTTTCGCACGGGTAA
- the ftsW gene encoding putative lipid II flippase FtsW, whose translation MKSQALKLASQGTRLVSASIGDRWMAAIALGLVMFGAVMVYSASAVLAQTNFHNQFYFLLRQGFAVVIGLGLLFGVFWLGYTRLNHPVVVYGLLSISAFLLILVLFLPQTRGTQRFIRFAGLSFQPSEFAKIALIIFLAYLLGRRNDEERQNLWLTFVPCSLISAILMGLVLGGQDLGTTFIMALVTAVMVFVAGVPLRYPLVGAIAAMPIVAFELYRAPYRLARLRAYWDPWKYARAEGFQVVQSLIAIGSGGTGGLGLSQGKQKLFYLPEAHTDFIFAVIGEELGLIGAVTVIVLFAIFGWRGFRAARLATDSFGSLLAIGLTVMLVAQAFFNMSVVLGLVPNKGIPLPFISYGGTSMMMSLLAVGLILSVSQQGKQS comes from the coding sequence ATGAAATCACAAGCGCTCAAACTTGCCAGCCAGGGAACCCGACTTGTCAGCGCCAGCATTGGTGATCGCTGGATGGCGGCGATTGCCCTTGGACTGGTGATGTTTGGCGCTGTGATGGTCTATAGCGCCTCAGCCGTCCTCGCCCAAACCAATTTTCACAACCAGTTTTATTTTCTGCTGCGGCAGGGATTTGCGGTGGTCATTGGATTGGGGTTGTTATTTGGCGTTTTTTGGTTGGGCTATACCCGCTTAAATCATCCAGTGGTCGTGTACGGACTGCTCAGCATTTCGGCATTTCTGCTGATACTCGTTTTATTCCTGCCGCAAACTCGTGGCACCCAACGATTTATCAGATTTGCCGGATTATCGTTCCAGCCCTCGGAGTTTGCCAAAATTGCCCTGATTATTTTTCTGGCATACCTGCTCGGTCGCCGAAATGACGAAGAACGCCAAAACCTCTGGCTCACCTTTGTTCCCTGTAGCCTGATTTCAGCCATTTTGATGGGTCTAGTGTTAGGCGGACAGGATTTAGGTACCACCTTCATTATGGCACTGGTCACAGCCGTGATGGTTTTTGTGGCGGGCGTGCCCCTGCGATACCCACTGGTTGGTGCTATCGCGGCCATGCCAATTGTGGCGTTTGAACTCTATCGGGCGCCCTACCGACTGGCGCGACTCCGGGCTTACTGGGATCCCTGGAAATATGCGCGGGCAGAAGGATTTCAAGTCGTTCAATCACTGATTGCCATTGGCAGCGGCGGCACAGGTGGCCTTGGGTTATCTCAAGGAAAACAAAAGCTCTTTTACCTTCCAGAGGCACATACTGATTTTATTTTTGCGGTCATTGGCGAAGAACTCGGCTTGATTGGCGCGGTGACGGTGATTGTGTTATTTGCCATTTTTGGCTGGCGTGGCTTTCGGGCTGCCCGACTGGCAACTGATTCCTTTGGCAGCCTGCTGGCTATTGGATTAACAGTCATGCTGGTCGCTCAGGCTTTTTTCAACATGAGTGTGGTATTGGGGTTGGTGCCAAATAAAGGCATCCCACTTCCATTTATCAGTTATGGCGGCACTTCAATGATGATGAGCCTGCTTGCCGTGGGCCTGATTCTGAGTGTGTCACAACAGGGGAAACAGAGTTAG
- the murG gene encoding undecaprenyldiphospho-muramoylpentapeptide beta-N-acetylglucosaminyltransferase has product MRIIIAAGGTGGHIFPGIAVAREWVRRDPATEVMFVGTERGLESRLVPQAGFPLTLIQAGALKNVSIVKRLISLMKLPFGFWAVNRLFRQFRPDIVIGVGGYASGAAVMMAALKGIPTLVVEPNALPGFTNRMLARFTRAAAVTFGESIRFFPGKSVLTGNPVRAEFENLSPKPRTTKLHLLIFGGSQGAHAINQAMIDAAPLLTSVRNRLIITHQTGKVDGAEAQAAYKAASLEAEVCPFIDDMAGAFAQADLLICRAGATTVAEIAAAGKAALFIPFPLAADDHQRKNAEAFVNADAGRMILQSELNGERLAKEILSLIDKPERITAMEAASRNLARPNAAGQVVDLALRVASNSSFSELIALNP; this is encoded by the coding sequence ATGCGCATTATCATTGCAGCCGGAGGAACCGGCGGACACATCTTTCCAGGAATTGCGGTCGCTCGCGAATGGGTACGGCGTGACCCGGCAACGGAGGTGATGTTTGTCGGAACAGAACGCGGTCTGGAATCACGGCTCGTTCCTCAGGCCGGGTTTCCACTGACTTTGATTCAGGCTGGTGCACTCAAAAATGTTTCGATTGTGAAACGGTTGATTTCATTGATGAAACTTCCGTTCGGTTTTTGGGCGGTCAATCGGCTGTTCCGGCAGTTTCGACCTGACATTGTGATTGGCGTTGGGGGGTATGCCTCTGGAGCGGCAGTGATGATGGCCGCCTTGAAAGGCATTCCGACACTGGTGGTTGAACCCAATGCTCTTCCTGGATTCACCAATCGCATGCTGGCTCGCTTTACCCGAGCAGCGGCGGTCACGTTTGGAGAATCAATTCGCTTTTTCCCAGGCAAATCAGTCTTGACTGGAAACCCGGTCCGGGCTGAGTTTGAAAATCTGAGTCCAAAACCACGGACAACCAAACTGCACCTGTTGATTTTTGGCGGGAGCCAGGGTGCCCATGCCATCAATCAGGCCATGATTGATGCTGCACCACTCCTGACTTCGGTTCGAAATCGCCTGATCATCACCCATCAAACCGGAAAAGTTGATGGTGCAGAGGCTCAGGCAGCTTACAAAGCAGCCTCACTTGAAGCCGAGGTTTGCCCCTTTATTGACGACATGGCTGGTGCGTTTGCCCAGGCGGATTTACTCATTTGCCGGGCGGGTGCCACCACGGTGGCTGAAATTGCGGCTGCGGGGAAGGCAGCTCTGTTTATTCCGTTCCCACTGGCGGCAGATGATCACCAGCGCAAAAACGCTGAAGCCTTTGTCAACGCCGACGCTGGCCGGATGATCCTTCAGTCGGAATTGAACGGCGAGCGGCTGGCCAAAGAAATTCTTTCGCTGATTGATAAACCCGAGCGCATTACGGCCATGGAAGCGGCCAGCCGGAATCTCGCCCGTCCAAATGCGGCTGGTCAGGTGGTTGATCTCGCCTTACGAGTGGCATCAAATTCATCTTTTTCAGAACTGATAGCCTTAAATCCGTAG
- a CDS encoding UDP-N-acetylmuramate--L-alanine ligase — MFKRIRHIHFVGIGGIGMSGIAEVLLNLGYKVSGSDLKLTGVTQHLAELGAIVYEGHSAQSVTGADVVVISAAVKPNNPEVVEALHQQIPVIPRAEMLAELMRLKYGIAIAGAHGKTSTTSMIAHILHRADYDPTVVIGGKLGTLGSNARLGHGEFIVVEADESDGSFLKLSPTIAVVTNIDREHMDYYKSLDEICEYFAAFVNRVPFYGSVVVCLDDSNVQSIIPKIKRRTLTYGFSAQADVTAWNVKLTELFGSSFTVRFRGQELGKIELQVPGTHSVYNALAAICTCLDLEVPFDKIASALSNFRGADRRFQIKGEKKEVVVVDDYGHHPMEIRTVLAAAKTSLRRTVVLFQPHRYSRTKHLFEDFAKAFYEADVVCLTDVYPAGEEPIPGVNSETLSHAIERFGHRQVSYIGSLDRAAPALKALVKPGDLVLTLGAGNVWQAGEELLHLLER, encoded by the coding sequence ATGTTCAAACGAATTCGACACATTCACTTTGTAGGCATTGGGGGAATCGGCATGAGTGGCATCGCTGAAGTGCTGCTCAACCTTGGCTATAAAGTATCCGGCTCTGATTTGAAATTGACTGGGGTCACCCAGCATCTGGCAGAACTAGGGGCCATTGTCTATGAAGGTCATTCGGCGCAAAGCGTGACAGGTGCTGACGTGGTCGTTATTTCAGCAGCCGTAAAACCCAATAACCCGGAAGTGGTTGAAGCCCTGCACCAGCAAATTCCAGTGATTCCCCGGGCTGAAATGCTGGCTGAGTTGATGCGTCTGAAATATGGGATTGCGATTGCTGGGGCACATGGAAAAACCTCAACCACGTCAATGATTGCACATATTCTGCACCGGGCAGACTATGACCCAACCGTGGTGATTGGTGGGAAACTTGGCACGCTGGGCAGCAATGCCCGACTTGGGCATGGCGAGTTTATTGTGGTCGAAGCTGACGAAAGCGACGGCTCATTTTTGAAGCTTTCGCCCACCATCGCCGTGGTGACCAATATTGATCGCGAACACATGGACTATTACAAGAGCCTGGATGAAATCTGTGAATACTTTGCGGCCTTCGTCAACCGGGTGCCCTTTTATGGCAGCGTGGTGGTGTGCCTGGATGATTCAAACGTGCAATCAATCATCCCCAAAATCAAGCGCCGGACACTAACCTATGGCTTCTCGGCACAGGCTGACGTTACGGCCTGGAATGTGAAACTCACCGAGCTGTTTGGGTCTTCGTTTACCGTTCGGTTCCGTGGTCAGGAATTGGGGAAAATCGAGCTTCAAGTACCAGGAACACATAGTGTTTACAATGCTTTGGCTGCAATCTGCACCTGCCTTGATCTGGAAGTCCCTTTTGACAAGATTGCCAGTGCTCTGAGTAATTTCCGCGGCGCCGACCGTCGTTTTCAAATCAAAGGTGAGAAAAAAGAGGTGGTGGTGGTGGATGACTATGGGCATCACCCAATGGAAATCCGCACCGTACTGGCAGCGGCTAAAACCAGTCTCCGTCGCACCGTGGTGCTCTTTCAACCACATCGGTATTCACGCACCAAACACCTGTTTGAAGATTTTGCCAAGGCATTTTATGAAGCAGATGTGGTATGCCTGACGGATGTCTATCCGGCTGGCGAAGAACCAATTCCTGGTGTCAATTCTGAAACCCTGTCCCATGCCATTGAACGCTTTGGCCACCGGCAGGTGTCATATATTGGCAGCCTTGACCGGGCGGCCCCGGCTCTGAAAGCCCTTGTGAAACCAGGAGATCTGGTTTTGACCCTTGGCGCGGGCAATGTCTGGCAGGCAGGCGAGGAACTGCTACACCTGCTGGAGCGGTAG
- the murB gene encoding UDP-N-acetylmuramate dehydrogenase, with the protein MQATGTTNRLMDDRERGARIDQICSDLGVNVRRKQKMAHFTSLRVGGEIDAIAYPENRSQAAQLVHALNQAGIPWSPLGYGTNLLVKDGQIRRVAVSLRALDDLLVYDGTRVHVHAGYSLPRLVNGCADRGLAGIQGLAPIPGSVGGAVKMNAGSHGYEIADVIEIVDVAREGEVLRLKRDEIDFRYRYSPFTHQDLILGTILQLKPGNPADMKEEIKRYKQHRSATQPVRESSAGCIFKNPGSGLTTGRIIDELGMKGVFQGGATISTLHANFIVTDGKATAADIFALIDLIRDRVTTEHGLDLELEVEVWD; encoded by the coding sequence ATGCAGGCAACAGGAACGACGAACAGGCTTATGGATGACCGGGAACGCGGAGCGCGCATTGATCAAATTTGCTCTGACCTGGGTGTGAATGTGCGGCGCAAACAAAAAATGGCGCATTTCACATCGCTCCGGGTCGGCGGTGAAATTGATGCAATTGCCTATCCGGAAAACCGCTCTCAGGCAGCACAACTGGTTCATGCGCTTAATCAAGCCGGGATTCCCTGGAGTCCACTTGGCTATGGCACGAACCTCCTGGTTAAAGATGGACAGATTCGGCGCGTGGCGGTGAGCTTGCGGGCCCTTGATGACTTACTGGTTTATGATGGCACGCGGGTGCATGTGCATGCCGGGTATAGCTTGCCGCGACTGGTCAATGGGTGTGCCGACCGTGGACTGGCGGGCATCCAGGGGTTGGCACCGATTCCAGGCAGTGTGGGGGGCGCCGTTAAAATGAACGCCGGCTCTCACGGCTACGAGATTGCTGATGTGATTGAAATCGTTGATGTTGCGCGCGAAGGTGAAGTACTCCGCCTCAAACGTGACGAGATTGACTTTCGGTATCGCTATTCGCCGTTCACACACCAGGATTTGATTTTAGGCACGATTCTCCAATTAAAACCGGGAAATCCGGCTGACATGAAGGAGGAAATCAAGCGCTATAAACAACACCGCTCCGCAACCCAACCGGTCCGCGAAAGCAGTGCCGGATGCATTTTCAAAAATCCAGGAAGTGGATTGACCACTGGGCGCATCATTGACGAACTTGGGATGAAAGGGGTTTTCCAGGGAGGCGCAACGATATCTACGCTGCATGCCAACTTTATTGTCACTGACGGCAAGGCCACGGCAGCCGATATCTTTGCTTTGATTGACCTGATCCGTGACCGGGTAACCACCGAGCACGGACTTGACCTTGAACTAGAGGTGGAAGTGTGGGACTAG
- a CDS encoding FtsQ-type POTRA domain-containing protein has protein sequence MGLAAQRTGRDIEQVVSPRRKTLQTAATGEVAGPSWRERWESIRPWIGRSLWALGALALVWGTYRVIHSPAFTLAQITIQGQNRQSQRDIERLVRQTVPGSLLTASLTEVEQNIESLPWVHHAQITRILPNRLHIQVEERKPLLLVQGDQGNLVWIDEEGIPLETYAPDKDQNPPPIVIGLVAGNTEQSLRENLDRIAVYKKLIWSLDSGTPQFSSKLESINLSRLEDVVVQLSDNPIVIHLGQEEFRDRLVRAMEVLDMVQRRDAQALEKYQIRDTGFLKYADQINSITAVNSAQISLGFRTDAGEPAEKSVKSDETRPKPTVEAADKPAASRPAARETVKPAKKESVKPASKDTKKDTKKVSSPSSVAAARSARKPASSTAATNSKKGN, from the coding sequence GTGGGACTAGCAGCACAACGCACTGGGAGAGACATTGAACAAGTGGTTTCACCCCGCCGGAAAACCCTCCAGACGGCGGCAACTGGTGAAGTGGCCGGCCCGTCCTGGCGAGAACGCTGGGAAAGTATTCGCCCATGGATTGGACGTAGCCTCTGGGCACTTGGGGCTCTGGCTCTGGTGTGGGGCACCTATCGCGTGATTCACTCCCCGGCTTTTACACTGGCACAAATTACAATTCAGGGTCAAAACCGACAATCCCAGCGTGATATTGAGCGTCTGGTCCGTCAGACGGTTCCGGGCAGCCTCCTGACGGCGTCATTGACCGAAGTCGAGCAAAATATCGAAAGCCTGCCGTGGGTGCATCATGCCCAAATCACCCGGATTCTTCCGAACCGGCTGCATATTCAGGTTGAGGAACGCAAGCCACTCCTTCTGGTTCAAGGTGACCAGGGGAATCTGGTGTGGATTGACGAAGAAGGCATTCCATTAGAAACCTATGCCCCAGACAAGGATCAAAATCCGCCCCCCATCGTGATCGGGCTCGTGGCTGGCAATACCGAGCAAAGCCTGAGGGAAAACCTTGACCGCATTGCGGTGTATAAAAAGCTGATCTGGTCGCTCGATAGTGGGACACCCCAATTTTCCTCCAAACTGGAAAGCATCAATTTGAGCCGTCTCGAAGATGTTGTGGTCCAACTCAGCGACAATCCGATTGTGATTCATCTAGGGCAGGAAGAATTTCGGGACCGGCTGGTCCGCGCCATGGAAGTCCTTGATATGGTTCAACGTCGTGACGCCCAGGCCCTTGAGAAATATCAGATTCGGGATACCGGCTTTTTAAAGTACGCGGATCAAATCAACTCCATCACCGCCGTCAATTCGGCCCAAATTTCGCTTGGGTTCCGAACTGATGCAGGTGAACCAGCCGAAAAATCCGTCAAATCTGATGAAACCCGTCCCAAACCAACGGTTGAAGCTGCTGACAAACCAGCGGCGAGCCGCCCAGCCGCACGGGAAACGGTGAAACCAGCGAAAAAAGAATCAGTCAAACCAGCTTCGAAAGACACCAAAAAAGACACCAAAAAGGTGTCGTCACCGTCGTCAGTTGCGGCTGCCAGGTCTGCCAGGAAACCAGCGTCCAGCACGGCAGCCACCAATAGTAAGAAAGGGAACTAA
- the ftsA gene encoding cell division protein FtsA, protein MPKPNHPLVGLDIGNTRVRVLIAAWNPDKDRLDVLGASSVASKGVRKGVIVNIESAEECIRQALTEAEHMAGVDAHQVHVGLSGAHVRGHNGRGVVAISRKNREITVADIRRVIDQASAINLPSDREIVEVLPQEFIVDDQDGIGDPLGMLGMRLEVIVHIVTSPITAKQNIVTSVNRSGMIVSDLTLESLAAAEATLSEEEREYGVALIDIGGEITSLAIYQRGAVRHTSVIPLGGTHFTNDIAVGLRAPFPEAERIKRHFGCSFGPLLDTCERETVLEVLNVGGRVSKTLSRQLLCDMLQPRAEELFCQIQEEIHHSGYERQLSSGLVLTGGGSLLAGVPEIAERILDVPVRLGSPQGFDGIADDLISPEYATVAGLVLHAARQQVLGRTSWNQNGLRRHSARLKNWWLELKNLF, encoded by the coding sequence ATGCCGAAACCCAATCATCCCCTGGTTGGACTCGATATTGGAAATACCCGAGTACGGGTGCTGATCGCCGCCTGGAATCCAGACAAAGATCGGCTCGACGTCCTCGGTGCGAGCAGTGTGGCTTCAAAGGGGGTTCGCAAAGGCGTAATTGTCAACATTGAATCAGCGGAGGAATGTATTCGTCAGGCCCTGACCGAAGCTGAGCACATGGCCGGCGTGGATGCCCATCAGGTTCATGTCGGGCTTTCTGGTGCCCACGTACGCGGCCACAATGGGCGTGGTGTGGTGGCGATTTCCCGCAAAAACCGGGAGATCACGGTCGCGGACATTCGGCGCGTCATTGACCAGGCCAGCGCCATCAACCTCCCGTCAGATCGGGAAATTGTTGAGGTTCTCCCTCAGGAATTTATCGTTGATGACCAGGATGGAATTGGTGACCCCCTCGGTATGTTGGGGATGCGGTTGGAAGTTATCGTACATATTGTGACTTCCCCGATTACCGCCAAGCAAAATATAGTGACAAGCGTAAACCGTTCGGGTATGATCGTTTCGGATCTCACACTTGAATCCCTAGCAGCAGCCGAGGCTACACTGAGCGAAGAAGAGCGCGAGTACGGTGTTGCTCTCATCGACATCGGTGGCGAAATCACCAGCCTGGCGATCTACCAGCGTGGAGCTGTTCGCCATACCTCAGTCATCCCGCTTGGCGGTACTCATTTCACCAATGACATTGCAGTTGGCCTCCGTGCACCGTTCCCGGAAGCAGAACGGATCAAACGCCATTTCGGCTGTTCTTTCGGCCCGTTGCTTGATACCTGTGAACGGGAAACTGTCCTTGAAGTGCTCAATGTCGGTGGACGGGTTTCCAAGACACTGTCCCGGCAGTTGCTGTGCGATATGCTTCAGCCTCGCGCAGAGGAGCTCTTTTGCCAGATCCAGGAAGAAATCCATCACAGCGGGTATGAACGCCAACTCTCAAGCGGGCTCGTCCTGACTGGGGGTGGCAGTTTGCTGGCTGGCGTTCCGGAAATAGCCGAACGAATCCTGGATGTTCCCGTCCGACTCGGATCACCACAGGGGTTCGATGGTATTGCGGATGATCTCATCAGCCCGGAATATGCAACGGTGGCTGGATTGGTTCTTCACGCTGCCCGTCAACAGGTACTGGGGCGAACCTCGTGGAATCAAAATGGCCTTCGCCGGCATAGTGCCCGGTTGAAAAACTGGTGGCTTGAACTCAAAAACCTGTTTTAA
- the ftsZ gene encoding cell division protein FtsZ, producing MAADNNRTDNSLKLEFVDIPPTNGANIKVVGVGGGGSNAVNRMIEFGIEGIKFLVVNTDLQALRMSHAPVKLQVGAKLTKGLGAGANPEIGRQAALEDTDKIIEALEGADMVFITSGMGGGTGTGAAPIVAGLASELGALTVAVVTKPFSFEGRKRMLQAERGLAELKECVDTVITIPNERLLHTVDRNTSLAEAFRTADDVLRQAVQGISDLITVPGLINLDFADVKTIMSGMGIALMGTGQARGETRALEATQRAIASPLLEEASIEGARGVLVNITGGKDLTLFEVNEASSIIREAAHEDANIIFGAVLDERMQDEMKITVIATGFEQAAAALQQDPLAGLNRNVAGLRSGGLGSSMPRSGEGGGISRDDLDIPAFMRKKAD from the coding sequence ATGGCAGCAGACAACAATCGCACGGATAATTCGCTGAAATTGGAATTCGTTGATATTCCTCCAACGAACGGGGCAAATATTAAAGTGGTTGGCGTTGGCGGCGGCGGAAGCAATGCGGTGAACCGCATGATCGAGTTCGGGATCGAAGGAATCAAATTTCTGGTCGTCAACACTGATCTCCAGGCCCTGCGCATGTCACATGCCCCGGTCAAACTCCAGGTTGGGGCCAAACTTACCAAAGGGCTTGGAGCTGGGGCCAATCCCGAAATTGGTCGTCAGGCGGCATTGGAAGACACGGACAAAATCATTGAAGCCCTCGAAGGTGCCGACATGGTGTTTATTACCAGCGGCATGGGCGGTGGTACCGGCACGGGGGCGGCTCCCATCGTGGCCGGGTTGGCCAGTGAACTTGGGGCCCTGACGGTTGCGGTAGTCACCAAGCCATTTAGTTTTGAAGGTCGCAAACGGATGCTTCAGGCTGAACGTGGACTGGCAGAACTCAAAGAATGTGTTGACACCGTCATCACAATCCCCAATGAACGCCTGCTCCATACGGTAGACCGCAACACATCGCTGGCCGAAGCCTTTCGAACGGCGGATGATGTGCTGCGACAGGCAGTCCAGGGTATCTCAGACCTGATTACGGTGCCTGGATTGATCAATCTCGATTTCGCTGATGTCAAAACCATTATGAGCGGCATGGGGATTGCCTTGATGGGGACCGGCCAGGCTCGGGGTGAAACCCGTGCCCTCGAAGCCACGCAACGAGCCATTGCCAGCCCGTTGCTCGAAGAAGCGTCAATCGAAGGTGCTCGCGGCGTACTCGTCAATATCACAGGTGGCAAGGATCTTACCCTGTTTGAAGTCAATGAAGCCTCATCCATCATCCGCGAAGCCGCCCACGAAGATGCCAATATCATCTTTGGCGCGGTGCTCGATGAACGGATGCAGGATGAAATGAAGATCACTGTCATTGCAACCGGCTTTGAACAGGCGGCAGCGGCGCTCCAGCAGGATCCACTGGCTGGCCTCAATCGCAATGTCGCGGGCCTGCGTTCAGGCGGACTGGGTTCGTCAATGCCGCGGTCTGGTGAAGGTGGAGGCATCTCACGCGATGACCTTGATATCCCGGCTTTTATGCGGAAAAAAGCTGATTAG
- a CDS encoding ArsR family transcriptional regulator has protein sequence MTGKRPFTYIRGVTDLNSNLLKEKRCEIINLLKTRGAMTVDALAAELHLTKVSIRRHLELLEKDELVIYRTEWQERGRPHHLYSLSEKGENLFPKTYDVLAKDLLSATQRCFGERGVLKVLSTRAEDMVAAILPQLEGLMFEARVEKLAKILLERGYLAECQPLPDGSYLLVERNCPTISIAYEFSQICHQEKRLYAELLGCEVIREQRIAGGDQVCAYRILKPHSSQSTLETESSLGASALNGFKQSS, from the coding sequence TTGACAGGCAAACGACCGTTCACCTATATTCGCGGGGTGACTGATCTTAACTCAAACCTACTCAAAGAAAAGCGGTGTGAAATCATCAACCTGCTCAAAACACGCGGGGCGATGACCGTTGATGCTCTGGCTGCCGAACTCCACCTGACCAAGGTGAGTATTCGGCGTCACCTGGAGCTATTGGAGAAAGACGAACTGGTCATCTACCGGACAGAGTGGCAGGAACGCGGGCGTCCACACCACCTCTATTCACTCTCTGAAAAGGGCGAAAACCTGTTTCCGAAAACCTATGATGTGCTGGCCAAAGATTTACTCTCCGCCACACAACGGTGTTTTGGAGAACGGGGTGTTCTCAAAGTCCTCAGCACCCGGGCCGAGGATATGGTGGCGGCAATTTTGCCTCAACTTGAAGGATTGATGTTTGAAGCACGGGTTGAAAAGCTGGCCAAAATCCTTTTGGAACGAGGCTATCTCGCTGAGTGTCAGCCACTTCCAGATGGTTCATATCTGCTGGTTGAACGCAATTGTCCAACCATTAGTATCGCCTATGAATTTTCGCAAATTTGCCACCAGGAAAAACGGCTCTATGCTGAGCTTCTTGGGTGTGAGGTCATTCGCGAGCAACGCATTGCCGGGGGTGATCAGGTATGCGCGTATCGCATTCTGAAACCCCATTCATCTCAATCAACACTGGAGACTGAATCTTCGTTGGGCGCCTCGGCACTCAATGGATTCAAGCAATCATCGTGA